From a single Silene latifolia isolate original U9 population chromosome 6, ASM4854445v1, whole genome shotgun sequence genomic region:
- the LOC141586633 gene encoding putative carbohydrate esterase At4g34215: MLHTQFKSYPFWIILLLNYSSLLLPPSYAEMTQPEMTQPKLTRFIDKSIFLLAGQSNMAGRGGVINNNWDQIIPPPSCANPTILRLDPKLHWHEAKEPLHRGIDINHTCGVGPGLAFANSITNRVPRVGVVGLVPCAEGGTNISQWAKGGRLYGQLVRRATASLRDGGSIQALVWYQGESDTLVKVDAERYQQRLEKLFLDIRTDLQSPMLPIIQVAIASGEGPYIEEVRQAQMAVNLLNLKTIDAKGLALEPDKLHLTTPAQVQLALKLADAFLEFLPTQVQTTNPNNMLLQTNTANLHNLHLLGSSYTSLILFLIIYLYIH; this comes from the exons ATGTTACACACCCAATTCAAATCCTATCCATtttggatcatcctcctcctaaACTACTCATCCCTCCTCCTCCCACCCTCCTACGCCGAAATGACCCAGCCTGAAATGACCCAACCCAAACTGACTCGATTCATAGACAAATCCATATTCCTACTAGCAGGACAAAGCAACATGGCAGGCCGAGGCGGAGTGATCAACAACAATTGGGACCaaatcattccaccaccatcatGCGCAAACCCAACAATTCTCCGGCTCGATCCCAAGCTACATTGGCACGAGGCGAAAGAGCCACTCCACAGGGGTATAGACATTAATCATACTTGCGGGGTGGGACCGGGATTGGCATTTGCTAATTCGATAACGAACCGGGTTCCGAGAGTAGGAGTTGTTGGACTGGTGCCGTGTGCTGAGGGTGGGACTAATATTAGTCAGTGGGCCAAGGGAGGAAGGTTGTATGGTCAGCTTGTTAGGCGTGCAACGGCGTCGTTGCGTGATGGTGGGAGTATTCAAGCGTTGGTTTGGTATCAAGGGGAAAGTGATACGCTTGTCAAGGTTGATGCGGAAAGGTATCAACAAAGGTTGGAGAAGTTGTTTTTGGATATTAGAACTGATTTGCAGTCTCCTATGCTTCCTATTATTCAG GTGGCCATAGCATCAGGAGAAGGGCCATACATAGAGGAGGTAAGACAAGCACAAATGGCAGTAAATCTACTGAATCTAAAAACAATAGATGCAAAGGGACTGGCATTAGAACCAGACAAGCTGCATCTTACTACACCAGCTCAAGTTCAACTTGCCCTTAAATTAGCTGATGCCTTTTTGGAATTCCTTCCAACACAAGTACAAACTACTAATCCTAACAATATGCTTCTACAAACTAATACTGCCAATTTACATAATTTACATTTACTTGGCTCATCATATACTAGTCTTATTCTCTTTCTAATAATTTATTTGTACATTCATTGA